From a single Brassica rapa cultivar Chiifu-401-42 chromosome A01, CAAS_Brap_v3.01, whole genome shotgun sequence genomic region:
- the LOC103872231 gene encoding probably inactive leucine-rich repeat receptor-like protein kinase IMK2: MNQLHKNPFRIYEISFHFCTSIFLCLLLLSAQAVAGGGGGGHSWDGIVVTQGNYQALQAIKHELIDFTGVLRSWNDSSTTSVCSGGWAGIKCLRGQVVAIQLPWKGLGGTISEKIGQLQNLRKLSLHDNVIAGSVPRSLGYLKNLHGVYLFNNRLSGSVPASLGNCPLLQNLDLSNNQLSGMIPASLAESTRLYRLNLSFNLLSGPLPVMIPRSHTLTFLDLGHNNLSGSIPDFLVNGSHPLKKLNLDHNLFSGAVPLSLCKQSMLEEVSLSHNQLFGSIPKECGALLHLQSLDLSYNSINGTIPDAIDRLHNLTVLNLKRNKINGPIPERIGNISGIRQLDLSENNFTGLIPPSLANLANLSSFNVSFNTLSGPVPPILSRKFNSSSFVGNIQLCGYSSSTPCPSPKPHHPPTLSPTSPQKPRKHHRKLSVKDIILITIGALLALLLLLCCILLCCLIKKRAALKQKDGKDKITAKTATATAAATAGGEMGGKLVHFDGPFVFTADDLLCATAEIMGKSTYGTAYKATLEDGNEVAVKRLREKTTKGVKEFEAEVTALGKIRHANLLALRAYYLGPKGEKLLVFDYMSKGSLSAFLHARGPETLIPWQTRMKIAKGISRGLAHLHKNENMIHENLTASNILLDEKTNAHIADYGLSRLMTAAAATNVVATAGTLGYRAPEFSKIKNASTKTDVYSLGIIILELLTGKSPGEPTSGMDLPQWVASIVKEEWTNEVFDLELMRETQTVGDELLNTLKLALHCVDPSPAARPEAIQVVNQLEEIRPETETTTIGSGSDGAKEEEEGI; encoded by the exons ATGAATCAGCTTCACAAAAACCCATTTCGGATTTATGAAATTAGTTTCCATTTTTGCACGAGTATCTTCTTGTGTCTCTTACTCTTGTCTGCTCAAGCTGTTGCaggtggtggaggtggtggtcACTCCTGGGATGGGATCGTGGTGACTCAGGGAAACTATCAGGCGCTCCAAGCAATCAAACACGAACTCATCGACTTCACCGGAGTTCTCAGAAGCTGGAACGACTCTTCCACCACCAGTGTTTGCTCCGGCGGATGGGCTGGAATCAAATGCCTTCGAGGCCAAGTGGTAGCCATTCAGCTCCCATGGAAAGGACTCGGTGGCACTATCTCTGAGAAGATCGGACAGCTTCAGAATCTCAGAAAACTTAGCCTCCACGACAACGTCATCGCCGGTTCGGTTCCCCGTTCCCTTGGCTATCTCAAGAACCTCCATGGAGTCTATCTCTTCAACAACCGTCTCTCTGGTTCAGTCCCAGCTTCACTTGGAAACTGTCCTCTTCTCCAGAATCTTGATCTTAGCAACAACCAGCTATCTGGTATGATCCCGGCTAGTCTTGCTGAGTCCACCAGGCTCTATAGGCTCAATCTCAGCTTCAATTTACTCTCCGGCCCCCTTCCGGTTATGATACCCAGATCACATACCCTCACTTTTCTTGACCTTGGGCATAACAACCTCTCTGGCTCCATACCAGACTTTTTAGTTAATGGCTCTCACCCTCTCAAAAAGCTGAACCTAGACCACAATCTCTTCTCTGGAGCTGTTCCCTTGTCCCTCTGCAAGCAGAGCATGCTGGAAGAGGTTTCATTAAGCCATAACCAGCTCTTTGGTTCCATTCCCAAGGAATGTGGGGCTCTTCTACACCTTCAGAGCCTTGATTTGTCTTACAACTCAATCAACGGAACCATCCCAGATGCCATCGATAGACTGCACAACCTGACAGTGCTTAACCTCAAGAGAAACAAGATCAATGGTCCCATCCCAGAGAGAATCGGGAACATATCTGGAATCAGACAACTTGATCTGTCTGAAAACAACTTCACAGGTCTAATCCCTCCCTCTCTAGCCAACCTGGCGAATCTTTCTTCATTCAACGTCTCCTTCAACACGCTCTCTGGTCCTGTCCCGCCTATCCTCTCCAGAAAGTTCAACTCAAGCTCTTTCGTGGGAAACATTCAGCTCTGTGGCTACAGTTCCTCGACTCCCTGCCCTTCTCCTAAACCTCATCACCCTCCCACCCTTTCACCTACCTCACCACAAAAACCAAGAAAACACCACAGAAAACTCTCGGTCAAAGATATAATCCTAATCACCATAGGAGCTCTTCTagcccttctccttctcttgtGCTGCATATTACTCTGCTGTCTGATCAAGAAACGTGCAGCCTTGAAACAAAAAGACGGCAAGGACAAGATCACCGCAAAGACAGCAACCGCAACTGCTGCAGCAACAGCAGGAGGTGAGATGGGAGGAAAGCTAGTCCATTTCGATGGTCCGTTTGTGTTCACTGCCGACGACCTCCTCTGCGCCACGGCTGAGATCATGGGGAAAAGCACTTACGGCACAGCATACAAGGCGACACTGGAAGACGGAAACGAGGTCGCTGTGAAACGGCTGAGAGAGAAAACAACCAAAGGGGTCAAAGAGTTCGAAGCAGAGGTCACAGCTTTAGGCAAGATTCGACACGCCAATCTACTTGCACTAAGAGCTTACTACTTAGGACCTAAAGGAGAGAAGCTCCTCGTCTTCGATTACATGTCTAAAGGCTCCCTCTCTGCGTTTCTTCACG CACGAGGACCAGAAACCCTAATTCCATGGCAAACGAGGATGAAGATAGCGAAAGGGATCAGCCGCGGCTTAGCTCACCTTCACAAGAACGAGAACATGATCCACGAGAATCTCACGGCCAGCAACATCCTCCTCGACGAGAAGACCAACGCACACATCGCCGACTACGGCCTCTCCCGCCTCATGACTGCCGCCGCCGCCACCAACGTGGTCGCAACCGCCGGAACTCTCGGATACAGAGCGCCGGAGTTCTCGAAGATCAAGAACGCGAGCACGAAGACGGACGTGTACAGCTTAGGGATCATCATACTGGAGCTCTTGACGGGGAAATCTCCGGGAGAGCCGACGAGCGGGATGGATTTGCCTCAGTGGGTGGCGTCGATCGTGAAGGAGGAGTGGACCAATGAAGTGTTCGATCTTGAGCTTATGAGGGAGACCCAAACCGTTGGTGACGAGCTTCTCAATACCTTGAAATTGGCTTTGCATTGTGTTGATCCGTCGCCTGCGGCGAGGCCAGAAGCGATTCAGGTGGTCAATCAGTTGGAGGAGATCAGGCCGGAGACGGAGACGACGACGATTGGATCCGGCAGTGATGGagctaaagaagaagaagaaggcatataa